TAGCAACCCCTTGAGCCATGGTCGTTGCCCACTAGTGAGGGGTGGCAACCATAGCAGAGGTGATGCCCTCATTtaaaaattagggtaaattgTATTTTGACTAAAAATGCTATTGATCGATCGGAATATTTAGCTAGTTGGCGAGGTGATGCCCTCATTTAAAACAATCATAGTCAcgtcggatccttatttgaaattatcgTGCCATTTCAtgctcttttttggaatgagatTTATCTCatatccttatttaagaaaatgggtTACTTCGTATCGTTATTTagtttcgacaaaaaaataataataaatatcgtcatttgggatttttcgaaaaaaaacaattcatgATGATAGCTCTAATAAAATCGCATGgggaaaaagtaaaacaaaatgaaaaaggaggaAATGGCGAATGGAACCATAAACCCCCAAAACCCTCGTTGCGCCTCGACTTCACCCCCGAAAGAGCGACCGTAATTGCACTCAGTTCGCTTTGCGAGCGAAGCGAAGTAAGGAAGAAGAAGCGATAAGATGGTGGTTCGGATCCGGCTGGCGAGATTCGGGTGCAAGAACCGGCCCTTCTATCGGGTCATGGCCGCCGATAGCAGATCTCCTCGCGACGGCAAGCATCTCGAAGTATTGGGTTACTACAATCCCTTGCCCGgtactccctctctctctctctttctctctctgtccttcctttcctttcctttccttttcgtgTCTGGGTGACGGTGAAGTCATGGTCGGTTCGTCTATAGTGCTCGGAGCTCGTGGCGTGTGGGTTAATTTGTCGAACGGAAGTTGGTTGAAGTTGATTTGGTTGGTCAAAGGGTGCCCGCAGTGATTTGCTCAGGTGGGGTTCTTTCGGGTTTCATTGGGTGGGTTATGAGGAGGTGTTGGAAATCTCGGTTAGGAGGTACGAGTGAGCTTCGTGCGATTATTTTGGATAACGAAGCTAAGAGCTCAATGATTGGGTGCCAAAACTGCGTGaatttggaagaagaagagctgcGAGTCTTTTCATCGGTAGATTTGTTTTGTTCCCTGTTGTTTCGATTCACTTGCAGTTGAGGTTGTTAGTTATGTTCATGGGAATGTCTGTGCATAGGacaaatgtttgatgaaattcctGAAAGAAATTTGACTTCGTAGTTTCACCTCCTCTAAGCTCTTCTTTGGAACTTCTCCAACTCGCCATTCCCTACAAGTCCTGGCAGGGTCCAATGCGTAGAAAAGTTTTGTCATCTTGTTATTTCTCAGTTTTTTATAACCAGATCACTATGTTGTTTATGATTGATACTAGTTGCCtaagaagcaaataaaaatttgagaatCAGGACCAATATATTTGGATTGATATGTTTGGCCGCTGGTCTTTCCATGTTGTTTTTAGATTTGTTGATGATGAACGTTTGCTAATTGCTCTAGAATTTCTTGGGTATGAATAGGTCAAGATGGTGGAAAGCGGATGGGTCTTAAATTTGATAGAGTAAAGTAAGTCCTCTACCCATTCATTTTTGCTCTCAATTGATATCTGTATGCTTGGAATAGTTTGATCGTGATCTAGAACCTGGCTAGAGTGGTTTGCTCTCAGGTAGTAATGTCACTGGAATTCTTGTTCACACCCAATAGGCCTCATGCTCcatctgcctttttttttttattgtccttTATTGGATGCAAGCATCTAGTTCTCTAGCATTAAGTAGTAGTGTGACCGTGCAAGCTCTGGATGGTTTATCCTTCTTCATTTCAGATGTTTCAAGCCGACGAAATGCAGGTTCTCTTTTTGACAAATAGGATGACCCTCTAGATGTTATCTTGTCTTACCCAACCATGACATGCATCTAATTGAGATTCCTCTCTCcatcttggtttttttttggtaaagccTCTctccgtcttttttttttttttttttgataaccgaggtgtccgggcTAGCTTGCGCGCACCTCGACTATAGGTTTGTCCAATAATCTTGAAAAGCCAGGAATTCATATTTAAAGAGGCTTACGTAGCCTCAAGATTTTGATATATGTCGCGTGAAGCATTTTTCTGAGGCTGCTTTAAGTCTAAGGGGCATAAGAAATTCTTTTTGGTCAAGTCCAAGCTTTCCGTTTACTGTGCATCTTTGAGGTTTTACGTTTCGAACTTGGGTTACATGCGAGAGATTAATTGATTTTCTGAATTTGCTGTCAATGTTCTCAAGTATCAACTTCTCCAAAAGGTTTTACTGATACATTTGTGTTCAGTTGCAAGCTTCAGAAATGTGCAGAATTCACTTGGTTATTAGTGGGCATGGATGCCTAATATATCTTCTGTTAATTGCTAGTGAGGACCATATGTACATGTTGTAAATATCCTCCATTATCGACTTACATGATAATGTAACCTTACGATGGAAGATATTCTGCATGTGTGGAGCTAGAAAGGGCAAAAGCTCTCTTAATAATTTCTCCTGTTCCACAATTCTCTGCTATGCATATACGTGCACATATTCTTGCATTGTGTTTTGATTATGTTATCTATCTGCAAGTCATCTTAATTGCATGTCAATGTTCGATCATGCTTGATTAGAATATTCTCTACTCCATTCAGGTATTGGCTTTCGGTTGGCGCTCAACCTTCGGATCCCGTCCAACGCATTCTTTTCAGAGCTGGTCTACTGCCTCCTCCACCCATGGTGGCAATGGGACGCAAGGGTGGACCGCGTGACACACGTCCTGTTGATCCAATGACTGGACGGGTCATAAATCCTGAGAAACAAGCTGCTTCCGTCAAAGCAGACGAACCCACTCCCGAAGATGCAAATGCTTAGGGCGGCAAGATTTTACCCAGTCTTTTAATTACTTTCACTTTTCTACAGTTCCCTGAAAAATTTTCGGGTATTGCTTCAGCTAGGGTCTGCGAGAGTTTTGTTTCCAATTTAAGGACAGTTTCTATGTACAAAATAACTGCTACCTGCTCCAGGGTGCTAGCAAACGTGCAGGAAATAAAACTCGTTCACCGTGTATTATACCTTGCATGTCTTTTAAGGGGCTGATAAACCCAGCTATGTTCATGATCCTGTGACCATTGCTTTCCTTTTGTAAGGTGAATTGCTTGTCCATCATTCTTACACTAGTCCTTGCTCCGCTACTTCCCTTCTCCGTGCAAATGACAGTTGCTCCTTTGTTGGTTTGTCATTGTGGTTCCCTCTTCCATCGCTTCCTCTTTTACTTAGGATCTTGTGCAATCTACGCCGTGAAGAGACAATTCATCCATTCTTCCGAAGATAGTTCTAAAGAATCAGCGGCATCTCCTGTTGCTCTCTGTAATGCAAATGATGTGAGATGATTGGCCGTAGCTATCCTCTAGAGTTAATGTGTGTCATTTGTGCAGTTAAATTGGCGTCAGATGACATGTCAGGTGTCAATTGATCTTAAGATGTTAAATTGGGCCTAATTTTGGctaattggggaggcaaatagggatTCGGAAGATTCGAACTCAGGACTTTGTAGTTCTGATAACATGGGATGTTGTGTACGAATATTGTCTACTGTTCGATGAAGACgtgatttaataattaaatattttataatataaataatattggatttttagTACTCATATCGACGTCCGTGACACATATATTCTGTTTTTAAAATGGGTTATAGTCTTTCCGAGTTCTTATGGACATGAAATTAGCTATAATAATCTTACGTAAGTGCTTGCGTATAACATTGGTATTAGCTTCTCGTAAATGTTTATATCGGCCTAGTAATGGAAAAGGAATATTTGGTAAGGATTACTTACTGATAATGCGAAAAAGTGCAGAGAATGTATCGAACCGATCTATTTTAAATCGCGAACTCCTGAAATAGGATTAGCCTCCAAGCAACGGCCatacgagatttttttttttttcgtgaaataggACCCTCGCTCTCTTTTTATATACAGCATCCAAGCGCTAGTCATTGGTAAAATTATTCGCTCGCACTTTTATTTTGCTCGATTCTTGTTCATACAATCATATACTTTTCCACATGTTTTAGATCGCAGAACCGGAGAACTTCTCGATGATCATCGTAATCGATCATGAACTCCGAACAAGCCGGCTCATGCCAACCGCGCCCCGCTTCTCTTGATCGAGGACTTGATGGGCAATCAAGACCCCTCGTACACACTTCAATTTTGACCTAAGTTTTGtccaaaatccatccccaaggTGTTGATCCGGGTAAGCTACTGATCAACGACTCTTCAATTTACCCTCACCGGGCTACAATCTATGCTTATTTGACGTGTGCTGAGCGGATCTTGAACCTGGATTCTCCGCACGGGCAACAGTACGTCATTGCACAGGAActtttgcagatttttttttccgtaaaaaTCTAGATTTATTAAAAGTcccaaaattggaaaaatcactCCGAGAAATAAATCAATTCAACAATACAAAGTTGCCGgcttaacttcttttttttttttgtcatgtagGAATAAAAGAGGGTAAACCCTTTTTCTCCTCCTATCTAATTTcggaagaattataaaaaaagtcctaagcctattgtaattgtgtcaattcagtcgtgaaattttttttatgctgatttagttctaaaccttttgcaattgttttAATTTTCAAGAGATTAGGTTCAACAAAGCAAAATTATAtatgaatattaggaaaattttagaaaaaaataatcagaatTGCATAATTCCTTCACCAAGCTTTGTATCATCAATTCCTCAAGATTTAGTTTACCCATCCGAGCCTTCTTCATTTGGCAACATTTCCCCCACCATATCTTATGAATTTATTCCTCGTCTATCTGTAAATGCAACACTGGAAAGAAAATCTAAACGCGagaatatcaagaaagaaaaattcacgAGCGAATCGTAagtaaataaaggaaaaaatctcCTATTCCCATTTGGGTTTTTCGAGATTAATAAAATTCCCCAAGCAGTCTTCAAATCTaaccctctaaaaaaaaattttctagaacaaaaaaaaaaaaaatcaatggaaaCGAAAATCTGGAATTCAACCctagaaattaacaaaaatacaaaaaacaaaaaggaatccGAACATAGGTAGAAATTACGATCATCTTCACCGCTCCGTAAATGGACACACTCGGAAGCAGCTCGCGAGGACCAGGTTGTAACTAGggtttctagagagagagagagagagagagtgagcaagggagagagaggaggagagggagatcGATTTAAAAGCAGGTCACGTTCACTTCGCCTCTCCGCCTAAATCTCCACACCGCTCTCCCTCTCGGATTCCCAAATCCTAGGGTTTAAcctccctcctcttcctcctcctcctcctcttccggGTCTCGCTCCCCCAATTCGGGTCGGGGTTGTCTGCTTCGTCCGAATCTGCCGCCATGAGCAACGCGAAGGAGAACTTCAACGTGGCCGATCTCACTGCTGGTAAGCTGCCAGTTCGCTGGACTCTAGTTTCGGTGATCTTCTCTTTGATTTTTTCGAGCTTATGATGTGATTGCttacctttcttttcctttttttttttttttcctgtagcTCTCAACGACGAGGATCGAGCTGGCCTCGTTAATGCTCTCAAGGTCAGTGAaatttcgccttttttttttttttttttttgtttcgtggGTTTACTTTAGTTAGGCGAAAGGCGGGCGACTTTAGTTTATCCATTGCAAGCTTCTCCGAGACGGTTGTCCGTGTGGTGGAAAGttgccttttttcctttgttgcttGATTTGGGATTCGTTGGGTGACCGTGCGTATATGTTAGTGCTTGAACTTGTGGCGATTTTGTGCTGTGGGGTTCAGCATAGGTGCTGACTTGTCTTGGGGTTTTGCAGGATAAGCTCCAGACTTTGGCTGGACAGCACTCGGATGTGCTCGAGAGTCTTGCACCCAATGTCCGGAAGCGCGTGGAGGTCCTGAGAGAGATCCAGGCATGTTCCTCTTGTCGAAAGGATAAAAGAAATCTTGCTGGCCTAAATCTTGTTATCTGCTGTTGGATTCGCTTCTTTTTGAATTCACGCCTTTTAATTGGTTGTTTTACTTTGTGAATTAGTGATAGAATGATTTGCATCCTCTTAATTTGGGATTGTTTAAGCCCTGCAAAGTACTTCCAAGTTCTTAAGATCACTTCGCTTTGAAATAAGAATAGAAATGTGTGTGGACACATGCGTAATGTTTGTTTCCTCTAATTAACACAATTTGTTTTTTCGGTGGAGCTGATGGCCTTTAGAAGTTGTATAATTCTGAACATTCTTTTAATgtgaatgattaaattggtttTAATAAGATGATTTCCTACGAAGAACTCTACCAGGTAACTTgtcttttgagtttttctttgcAAGCATTCGATATTGAGGAGATGTGCAATTGGCCCAAGTGGGTTTTACTGAACCTGAGCATTTGAAATGAACAGAGCCAGCATGATGAAATAGAGGCAAAATTCTTTGAGGAGAGAGCTGCACTTGAAGCAAAATATCAAAAGCTGTATCAACCTCTGTACACAAAagtattgttttctttttctacttcttgATTCTGTAGATTGAAGAAGAGATATCCTCTCTCAGCTTTTTATGTGTTTATGATTATTCTctctcaaactcttttttttttttcccttatgtgATCGGGGTTGGGGACGTTGAACTGCAGAGATATGAGATTGTAAATGGTGTTGTGGAAGTGGAAGGGGTTACTAATGAGGCAGCGAAGGAGCAAGAGGAGGCCAAAGCCGATGAAGGTACCTAGTTGACACCTCTCCCTCCCATTATTTTCACTTGGTGCAAACTACATGACAtgccccctttttctttttgcagagaAAGGAGTCCCTAATTTCTGGCTTGCTGCCATGAAAAACAATGAAGTTTTAGCTGAGGAGGTGTGTAGATTCCAAATGCATTTTTAAAGTACTGACGCCAAATATTGGCTACTTCTCTAACTAAATTTATCATTTTCCCTTTGTTGATCAGATCTCCGAGCGTGATGAAGGCGCTCTCAAATTTGTCAAAGATATTAAGTGGTGTAGAATAGATGACCCCAAAGGGTTTAAACTTGAGTTCTTCTTTGATACAAACCCCTACTTTAAGAACTCTGTCTTGACGAAGATCTATCACATGATAGATGAAGATGAACCTATACTGGAGAAAGCAATAGGGTAAGTGGCTTTTCTTTATGCCTAGTGGAAGCTTGGTTTTCCTTTGCTGTTGGGATGAACCTTTTTTGTCGTTCGTCTTCATGGAGGTTTTTTTCATATTCTAACCTGTATGGCAATTATTCGGTTCTTATAGGACGGAGATCGAATGGTATCCAGGAAAATGCTTGACGCAGAAGCTCCTCAAGAAAAAGCCGAAGAAAGGATCAAAGAATGCGAAGCCTATAACAAAAACCGAGAATTGTGAAagtttctttaatttctttaatcCGCCTCAGGTccctgatgatgatgaagacatTGATGAAGAGACTGTATGGCAGCAGgattgattaagaaaaattttcttttttcttcatttccattaGGTTTATTTGATCAGTGCTATTCTTTTTCAGGCTGAGGAACTTCAAAATCTGATGGAACAAGATTATGACATTGGGTAGGTTCCTCATGACGTGTCTTGATCAAAGACGTTTGCATATACTTGCTTTGACAGTTTGATTGCTTCCTGCGGTTGCTTTGCTCAATGTACTCATGTTTCCGACTCATGTGCATCTTGCAGGTCGACCATCAGGGACAAGATCATCCCGCATGCAGTCTCATGGTTTACAGGGGAGGCTATTCAAGGAGAGGATTTGGAAGATCTAGAAGacgacgaagatgatgaagacatTGACGAGGATGAAgacgaggatgaggatgaggacgaagaagaggaagaagaggatgaagaagaagacacaAGCAAGAGTAAAAAGAAGGTGGGATTCTGTTTGATAGTGGGTATTTCTGTCTGCTTTATATCTCACAGGCTGATAATTCTGATTAGAGCTGAACTAATTTCTATTTATATTTCATGAACTTTGGGAATTTACCGCAGTCATCCGGACAGAAGGTACCCTGATTCACTTTGTGCATATTTATTTACtctgattcatttttttataccaACTAGATTTTGTCTCTCGTATCCTAAATGCCacttttgtttattattattatttttttacagaAGGCTGCCAGAGCATTGGCTGGGGATGCCCAACAGGGAGAGAGGCCTCCAGAATGCAAGCAGCAGTGATGTTTTCGCTCCATTGAAATCGCAAGAGTCTGAAGCAGGCCGTCACAGATTGAGGAGTGGGGGGGGGATGGGTTGTATTGCAGTTTTGGTCGGTCTAGTTTGTTTCTCTTCTGGTATGTGGGGTGATTGATTGGGGAATTTCTATCGTGGTATAGTTGTTGGTTTGATTTGGGAGGTATGGCTCATGTGTCTAGGGAAATCATAGCATATCATCATGTGCTTAAGGTAAATCTGCTTTAGGGATCTTCATGTCTTACAATTTTGTTCCATTGGAATGTCTCCTAGTGCTCTTGTATTCGTGATCATCGGACTACCGATTATTTGGTATTAAAAAGTCAATTCATAGTATTTGTTTTTACTTTATCCTCTGGAGTCCACTCTGCTTGTGGCTTTGGGCAATCATGGCTCTTCTGCTTGCACTCTGATTTATGTTCTCCTCTTTAGTGTCCGGGAGATGTTTACACAGAAAATTCGAATCATGGTGTTGCCAAGGTGGGCAAGAACATGATTTATCCTATATGATGACATTACGGAAGCTTAGAAAGCCTTTGGGTATGGGCTGCTGGTTGATTCCCACTCTAGGTTGGAGATTTTGATTCGAGTGAGAACCAGTTGGACCGGTGTCACGGGGTAATGAATTATTAGATTATCTTTTCATTGCATcatatcgtttacaaaaataaataaatttaaaatgtttttattttatagttCATAAAagtgtttagatataaattattatcgatagtaaaaatacttcataagttgatatttttcagaaaatgttttccggagcATTAGTAAAAGTTGATGTTGGTCTAACTTTGTTCTCGGATGGGATCAGTCCTCCAGCCAGGGTTTAACAAGCACAACATCGAAGAGAAACCGCCATGCTGGATCATCATCGGTAACTAGTGACCTATAGCTTCGACACTGACATAGTCATAGGAGAGCCAGCTCGCTTCTTTTGCTCCACCCGATTTCGAGGTTCCGCAACTTTTGAGGTTTCGCACCTTTCTTAATCAACGTACGTTCGAACGCATTCACGATAACTCAAAACTTGGGTTCGACCGGGCTGTAGCTCCACCGGAACTGCACCGGACGGGACTCGTATTTATGTCGCGACCCAGATCGAGACTCGATAATCACTTACGAAGAAAGAGGGTCTGGACGAACCTATACGATATTTCATGGGAGCCGAGTCATCGAATAGAAGTCAAAACACGGTGTTCTGTTCGCCatgggtgcgcatgaaatcacttcagaattttcatttttttgccaaaagttCATCTGGcaaagaaatgtgtttgataaaaacttgatcgaagcagaaattcatttaataaaaaaatttatttatggtaggattttttacttttgataagatttttcacttatgataggatttttggtcaattttgagaagtaaaaaattttaacttctcgccTCCGTAATcgcttcttggaccacacccgcctccgccgaccaccgttgctGCAACCGCGGGTCGCCGACCACAGCTGCTGCGGCTGCACGCTCTGACCCACCCATTGCCGATGGCCGTCCACCGCCATCGACCACCCACCCATCGTCGTCGGCCGCCCACCGCTGTCGCCGCGCACCGCCGCCACCGTCCATCGCACCCActgccgccaccaccgccgccggtCACCAACCACAACCGCCGcagccaccgaccaccgccgaccgccgccaccgcctactaccaccaccaccgtcgATCATCGCCGCCgaatattttgttaataatgtttcaaaagtagaaatttttaatcgttaccaaacgaatttttttgatcagaaatcaatctaaagtagaagtagaaaaatcaacttttacttttgaagaggagtggaaaaatcaatttctgatcagaagttgatttgtcggagagaagtgttaccatgtgcaCCCTATGTTAACCCCCCATTTCTGTTGGGACTGATGAACCCCTTATCTCTCGTTAACCTGTCCAAATTCGATTGTACGGCCTGTCGCACGAGAAACATCGACGGGATCGAAAGGGCTCGCTGCTCCGTCCTACGGTAGGACTGGGAATTAGACTAGAGCTCCGACTCTCGGCTTCGTCTCCCGCTGATTCCATGGTGGGGCTGCGCGCGATCGCTTGAATGGCGAGGCCTCTTCGAGGCGCTTGTTCTCTCAGACGCTTCTTGCTCAAATCGGAGGTCGATCTTTTTCCGTCCCCAGTTCTTGTACTTCAAATTCTTGAGCTTGCTGTGATCGGTTCGCATTTTACAGTTGAATTTGATCGCCTCTGTGATCTTGCTCTGTTTGCGCCCGTGGGATTCCGTTTtctttgtcctttctttttttctttgtcgaattttcctctctttttattGAGCTTGCGGAAGTTGCTCACTTGCGAGAAGGGGGGGAAAAAGGGTGAAATCGTGTTTGGATTGCTCGTGCGTCTGGTTATAATGGTGGTTCTTCGCTGACTGAAAAGAGTGGCGACTGGTATTGTGCCGAGTTTGGAGAT
This genomic interval from Rhodamnia argentea isolate NSW1041297 chromosome 4, ASM2092103v1, whole genome shotgun sequence contains the following:
- the LOC115756339 gene encoding nucleosome assembly protein 1;3-like: MSNAKENFNVADLTAALNDEDRAGLVNALKDKLQTLAGQHSDVLESLAPNVRKRVEVLREIQSQHDEIEAKFFEERAALEAKYQKLYQPLYTKRYEIVNGVVEVEGVTNEAAKEQEEAKADEEKGVPNFWLAAMKNNEVLAEEISERDEGALKFVKDIKWCRIDDPKGFKLEFFFDTNPYFKNSVLTKIYHMIDEDEPILEKAIGTEIEWYPGKCLTQKLLKKKPKKGSKNAKPITKTENCESFFNFFNPPQVPDDDEDIDEETAEELQNLMEQDYDIGSTIRDKIIPHAVSWFTGEAIQGEDLEDLEDDEDDEDIDEDEDEDEDEDEEEEEEDEEEDTSKSKKKSSGQKKAARALAGDAQQGERPPECKQQ
- the LOC115756356 gene encoding 30S ribosomal protein S16-2, chloroplastic/mitochondrial; translation: MVVRIRLARFGCKNRPFYRVMAADSRSPRDGKHLEVLGYYNPLPGQDGGKRMGLKFDRVKYWLSVGAQPSDPVQRILFRAGLLPPPPMVAMGRKGGPRDTRPVDPMTGRVINPEKQAASVKADEPTPEDANA